The Plasmodium yoelii strain 17X genome assembly, chromosome: 8 genome includes a region encoding these proteins:
- a CDS encoding pre-mRNA-splicing factor 18, putative, which translates to MDLLDNLIKKKKEEIKEIKGNKRWLKQADLENHKKKELNKFYENEYKKKKTEEYERLKKLNDELDSKHKKASVDIENEDENTGIALSNKQIIIFLRQLKEPIRLFGETDLQRYNRLKELKINKNELKGNEQNIFGDVLRGRLKENAIELIEDNLEDKIEDTKNSKSVEKINSSTNGEANNEKGNIDKEKVIFNWIKNTMKEWNEEIESNIDDKKKIKQATYLQTHKDLKPLEKKLKQKTLDHDILEKIYNIVSHCEQKNFKAAHDAYMLLAIGNAAWPMGVTMVGIHERAGRSKIFASEVAHILNDETTRKYIQMIKRLLSFCQRKYCTNPSEAVNLSTIHI; encoded by the exons atggATTTGTTGGATAATcttataaagaaaaaaaaagaagaaataaaag AAATTAAAGGAAATAAGAGATGGCTTAAGCAGGCAGATTTGGAaaatcacaaaaaaaaagaacttaataaattttatgagaatgaatataaaaaaaaaaaaacagaggAATACGAAAGATTAAAA aAATTAAATGATGAGTTAGATtcaaaacataaaaaagCTAGTGTagatatagaaaatgaagaCGAAAATACAg GAATTGCATTAAGTAATAAGCagataattatttttcttagACAATTAAAAGAGCCAATAAGATTATTTGGTGAAACAGATTTGCAAAG ATATAATAGATTAAAAgagttaaaaataaacaaaaacgAACTAAAAGGAAATGAACAAAACATTTTTGGAGATGTTTTAAGAGGAAG ATTGAAGGAAAATGCTATAGAGCTAATTGAAGATAACTTAGAGGATAAAATAGAAGACACAAAAAATTCTAAAAGtgtggaaaaaataaatagttcAACAAATGGGGAAgcaaataatgaaaaaggaAATATAGATAAAGAAAAGGTTATATTTAACTGGATAAAAAATACTATGAAAGAATGGAATGAAGAAATCGAAAGCAACATTGAcgataaaaagaaaataaaacaagCTACATATTTACAAACTCACAAAGATTTAAAACctcttgaaaaaaaattaaaacaaaaaac TTTGGATCATGATAtattggaaaaaatatataatatagtttctCATTGTGAGCAAAAGAATTTTAAAGCAGCACATGATGC ctatATGCTGCTAGCTATTGGTAATGCAGCATGGCCTATGGGGGTTACTATGGTTGGAATACATGAAAGAGCAGGTCGATCTAAAATTTTTGCCTCAGAA GTAGCACATATTTTAAACGATGAAACAACAAGGAAATATATTCAAATGATTAAGAG ATTATTATCCTTTTGTCAAAGAAAATATTGTACAAACCCTTCCGAAGCTGTTA
- a CDS encoding 3-oxoacyl-[acyl-carrier-protein] reductase, with protein sequence MNMLYKLLLFFFFMRALECYRIPNIQNLNKVNTNKYLRSNRDLNLSGHNKENNYYCGENKVALVTGAGRGIGRSIAKTLAKSVSHVLCISKTQKSCDSVSDEINSLGYKATGYAADVSNKEEITELINKLLTDHKSIDILVNNAGITRDNVFLRMKNEEWEDVIKTNLNSLFYVTHPITKKMISNKYGRIINMSSIVGITGNFGQTNYSASKAGVIGFTKSLAKELASRNITVNAIAPGFISSDMTDKISDDIKQNIISNIPAGRMGTPEEIANMVGYLSSEIAGYINGKVFIIDGGLSS encoded by the exons atgaatatgttgtataaattattattattttttttttttatgcgAGCATTGGAATGCTATAGGATACCAAATATCCAAAATCTGAATAAG GTTAATACAAATAAGTACCTACGATCAAACCGTGATTTAAATTTATCGGGACATAATAAAGAAAACAACTATTATTGTGGGGAAAATAAAGTAGCTTTAGTAACAGGAGCAGGAAGGGGTATAGGACGATCCATTGCGAAAACGTTAGCTAAATCTGTTTCACATGTTCTATGTATAAGTAAGACACAG aAATCGTGTGACAGTGTTTCCGATGAAATAAATTCCCTTGGGTATAAAGCAACTGGATATGCTGCTGATGTttcaaataaagaagaaataaccgaattaattaataaattattaacagATCATAAAAGTATAGATATACTAGTTAATAATGCAGGAATAACGAGAGATAATGTGTTTTTGCGTATGAAAAATGAAGAATGGGAAGACGTAATAAAAACGAATTTAAATTCACTATTTTATGTAACACACCCTATaactaaaaaaatgattagcAATAAATATGgaagaattattaatatgtcTAGTATAGTAGGAATTACAGGAAATTTTGGACAAACAAATTATTCTGCATCCAAAGCAGGGGTAATCGGATTTACAAAAAGTTTAGCCAAAGAATTAGCATCGAGAAATATAACTGTTAATGCAATAGCTCCTGGTTTTATATCAAGTGATATGACTGATAAAATAAGTGATGATATAAaa CAAAATATTATTTCGAATATTCCGGCTGGAAGAATGGGAACACCCGAAGAG ATTGCAAATATGGTAGGATATCTATCTTCAGAAATTGCAGGATATATAAATGGAAAAGTATTTATAATTGATGGTGGATTATcaagttaa